One segment of Moorella sp. E308F DNA contains the following:
- a CDS encoding helix-turn-helix domain-containing protein — MEIGSTIRHFREERGYTLDDLAGRAGISPSYLSEIERGHKRPSLKTLDKICTALNIPRENLIPAENSVGLGDKIRIVRQEKGLSLKDLSAKTGISFTYLSEIERGVLHPAADTLSKIASALEVPLSLLVSHTENWIGKKLKDVRESLGLTQSALAAQAGLSPAMIGQIEAGKVQPSLNTIEKIARALGISPCYLLIARDQLEEMLASMGPDLRELLLNENVQAVLRQICYLNEKQLRFLLKFIEVFKQAQLE; from the coding sequence ATGGAAATAGGTTCTACCATCAGGCATTTCCGTGAAGAAAGGGGCTATACCCTGGACGACCTGGCGGGCAGGGCGGGGATTTCCCCCTCATATTTAAGTGAAATCGAAAGAGGTCATAAGCGCCCCTCCCTCAAAACCCTGGATAAAATTTGCACTGCCCTCAATATTCCCCGGGAAAACCTTATACCCGCCGAAAACAGTGTCGGTCTGGGAGATAAAATCCGGATAGTGCGCCAGGAAAAAGGTCTTTCCCTCAAGGACCTGAGCGCAAAAACAGGTATTTCTTTCACTTATTTAAGCGAAATTGAAAGGGGTGTCCTGCATCCCGCCGCCGATACCTTGAGTAAGATTGCGTCCGCCCTGGAAGTCCCCCTCTCCCTGCTGGTAAGCCATACAGAAAACTGGATCGGGAAAAAACTTAAAGATGTCCGCGAATCCCTAGGGCTTACCCAGAGCGCCCTGGCAGCCCAGGCCGGCCTCTCGCCGGCAATGATCGGGCAGATTGAAGCAGGAAAAGTGCAGCCCTCCCTTAATACTATAGAAAAAATAGCCAGAGCCCTGGGAATTTCCCCTTGCTATCTGCTTATAGCCCGTGACCAGCTGGAAGAAATGCTGGCTTCCATGGGCCCGGATTTAAGGGAACTGCTGCTGAACGAGAATGTGCAGGCAGTACTCAGGCAGATCTGTTATTTAAATGAAAAACAACTGCGCTTTCTCTTGAAATTTATAGAGGTATTTAAACAGGCCCAGCTGGAGTAA